In Leptospira harrisiae, a genomic segment contains:
- a CDS encoding DUF5615 family PIN-like protein, whose translation MLLYDANLSPNLVEHLSDIFPNSKHVFSLGIQSSDELIWEKAYEKKLIIVTKDNDFNKILEKKGFPPKIIQIKRGNCSTSSVVTLLKENCETIIAFTKNPEAGILFLV comes from the coding sequence ATGCTATTGTATGACGCAAATCTATCTCCAAATCTAGTCGAACATTTATCTGACATTTTTCCAAATTCAAAACATGTTTTTTCACTCGGTATCCAGTCATCAGATGAACTCATCTGGGAGAAAGCGTATGAAAAAAAACTAATTATCGTTACTAAAGATAATGATTTTAATAAGATTTTGGAAAAGAAAGGTTTTCCACCCAAAATAATTCAAATCAAACGTGGGAATTGCAGCACATCTTCAGTTGTTACTTTGCTGAAAGAAAATTGCGAGACGATCATCGCTTTTACAAAAAATCCAGAAGCTGGGATTCTATTTTTAGTTTAA